The following are encoded together in the Bacillus sp. V2I10 genome:
- a CDS encoding glycoside hydrolase family 32 protein, whose product MKPILTDKYRPHFHFSPAEKWMNDPNGMVFFNGEYHLFYQHHPFSTIWGPMHWGHAVSKDLIHWEHLPVALHPDEHGAIFSGSAVVDWENTTGFFDDQPGLVAIYTSHDSYPDSERPRQRQCIAYSKDNGRSWTKYSGNPVLIDETKTDYRDPKVFWHSATKHWIMVLATGQSVTIYKSANLIDWQFASQFGEGSHAGFWECPDLFPLQVDGDKVRWVMLVSLGDTGEHAEGSWTQYFIGDFDGQTFINDHDKETVLWLDYGRDNYAGVSWSDMPLSDGRRIYIGWMSNWRYANQVPTKEWRGVMTIPRELSLTSSADGVRLIQKPVSEARVLRKSTNTFKDKLLTPDQSLSIPLESTLLELNLAVEFKGASLAELTIQHSDSEKTVIRYDAEAEILSADRTLSGEADFSSSFPAVQAAPLKMKKNGIHLQLLLDASSIELFGNDGECAITSLVFPSSEKSELHLATSGGSIKVKSFELHELSSIWNKEG is encoded by the coding sequence GTGAAACCGATTTTAACAGATAAATATCGTCCCCATTTTCACTTTTCTCCAGCGGAAAAATGGATGAATGATCCTAACGGAATGGTGTTTTTTAACGGTGAGTATCATCTGTTCTATCAGCATCATCCCTTTAGTACAATCTGGGGTCCGATGCACTGGGGCCATGCGGTCAGCAAGGATCTAATTCACTGGGAGCACCTTCCTGTCGCGCTGCATCCTGATGAACATGGAGCCATTTTCTCAGGCAGCGCAGTGGTCGACTGGGAGAATACGACCGGTTTCTTCGATGATCAGCCTGGGCTGGTTGCGATCTATACAAGCCATGATTCGTATCCTGACTCAGAAAGGCCGCGTCAGCGCCAATGCATTGCATACAGCAAGGATAACGGGAGATCGTGGACAAAGTACAGCGGTAATCCGGTCCTAATTGACGAAACAAAAACAGACTACCGTGATCCGAAAGTATTCTGGCACTCAGCGACCAAGCACTGGATTATGGTGCTAGCTACAGGGCAGAGCGTGACGATTTACAAGTCTGCCAATTTAATTGACTGGCAGTTTGCAAGTCAATTTGGTGAAGGCTCGCACGCCGGGTTCTGGGAATGTCCTGATCTGTTTCCCCTTCAGGTTGATGGAGACAAGGTGAGATGGGTGATGCTTGTCAGCCTGGGAGATACCGGCGAACATGCAGAAGGCTCCTGGACTCAGTATTTTATAGGAGATTTCGATGGACAAACGTTTATTAATGATCATGACAAAGAGACCGTTCTCTGGCTGGACTATGGAAGGGACAACTATGCAGGAGTCAGCTGGTCTGACATGCCTTTAAGTGACGGCAGAAGAATTTATATCGGGTGGATGAGCAACTGGCGCTATGCCAATCAAGTTCCGACAAAAGAGTGGCGGGGTGTCATGACGATACCGAGGGAATTATCCCTAACCTCAAGTGCGGATGGAGTCCGCCTTATTCAAAAACCTGTTTCAGAAGCAAGAGTGCTGAGAAAGAGCACCAATACTTTTAAGGATAAGCTTTTAACACCGGATCAGTCACTTTCCATTCCTTTGGAGAGCACATTGCTTGAACTAAATCTGGCAGTTGAATTTAAGGGCGCTTCCCTTGCTGAACTGACGATTCAGCATTCTGATTCAGAAAAAACGGTCATCCGTTATGACGCAGAAGCGGAAATCCTGTCAGCAGACAGAACTCTTTCAGGTGAAGCTGACTTTTCATCTTCATTCCCTGCAGTGCAGGCGGCACCATTAAAGATGAAGAAAAACGGCATTCATTTGCAGTTGCTTTTAGATGCCTCTTCCATTGAACTTTTCGGCAATGACGGTGAATGCGCCATTACGAGCCTTGTGTTCCCTTCATCTGAAAAGAGCGAATTGCACTTGGCGACTTCAGGTGGAAGCATAAAAGTAAAATCATTTGAGCTGCATGAGCTGTCTTCCATTTGGAACAAGGAAGGGTGA
- a CDS encoding PIG-L deacetylase family protein: MKKTAVLLTVFIFCILGFTENDVKAADLKENKVVIYYVPHQDDELLSMGVGILNDVERGYEVHLVLYTDGLASNVQHTLNLTPEQFGKARDKEFIRSALALRVKPNNLHFLNLQDRKVTKEDMREVIQKFEKKYPGAKHRAYSYYDKHNDHNVAGEALNALYNEGEINEDVKFYINYGRYDTKGIEEPYNERKYKKRLKMGIRAYNINMPKFGFYGIGRKSAGDLFVNLEKNPKSLYHLPNYKE; encoded by the coding sequence ATGAAAAAAACAGCCGTTTTATTAACAGTATTCATATTTTGTATTTTGGGATTTACGGAGAATGATGTCAAAGCAGCAGACCTTAAAGAAAACAAAGTGGTTATCTACTACGTCCCTCATCAAGACGATGAGTTATTATCGATGGGTGTCGGTATTTTAAACGATGTTGAAAGAGGTTATGAAGTTCACTTAGTTTTATACACAGATGGTCTGGCATCAAATGTTCAGCACACCTTAAATCTCACTCCAGAGCAATTTGGAAAAGCTAGAGATAAAGAATTTATTCGTTCTGCACTTGCATTAAGAGTAAAGCCAAATAATCTTCATTTTTTAAACTTGCAAGACAGAAAAGTGACAAAGGAGGATATGAGAGAAGTTATTCAAAAGTTTGAAAAAAAATACCCTGGTGCAAAACATAGAGCATACAGCTACTATGACAAACATAATGACCATAATGTTGCGGGAGAAGCCCTTAATGCGTTATATAATGAAGGGGAAATTAATGAAGATGTTAAGTTTTATATTAACTATGGAAGATATGATACTAAAGGGATTGAGGAACCCTATAACGAACGCAAATATAAGAAAAGGTTAAAGATGGGCATAAGAGCTTATAACATAAATATGCCCAAATTCGGTTTCTATGGGATTGGGAGAAAATCAGCAGGGGATTTATTTGTGAACTTAGAGAAAAATCCCAAAAGCTTGTATCATCTGCCTAATTACAAGGAGTAG
- a CDS encoding glycosyltransferase, which translates to MDIYSLLLFSLCIVFPVIHLIHSLPWFKRQTEKLKFHAQEDKGISILIPCYNEQGIIDTSINSMKSLSYTAYDVIYINDGSTDDTMHLMNQFLQLKPSSKQPRRKIGHEKILGFYQSELYPNIFVIDKENGGKADSLNAGIEYAQKELLITLDADTILTDKALPVVNDAFEDENVAAAGGMVHVLQTKTAEPLKSLSLLRTNLLVSVQALDFLKAFYITKMSLARFHALAIISGAFGIFRKQVLIEVGGFRTTIGEDIDITLRIHRHISAHKKKKIIFIPEAVCYTELPENWKDLFKQRIRWQKAFIDCVIHFRVFLVKTLFTKPVSFFYLIESFLAGTIAAYVMTGLIVVNGITHPPSSYFDYFLFFSFYILIFGIIYDLAAVRMSKHYGISFNKREIPKLLLAILFDVLIYRLVTMMFIMYGSIAYFFNQNWNKVERTGRDYQTDTETAA; encoded by the coding sequence TTGGATATTTACAGTTTATTGCTCTTTTCTTTATGTATCGTATTTCCAGTGATACATCTGATTCATAGTTTGCCTTGGTTCAAAAGGCAGACTGAGAAGTTAAAGTTTCATGCACAAGAGGATAAGGGCATCAGCATTTTAATTCCCTGCTACAATGAACAGGGAATTATTGATACTTCTATTAATTCTATGAAATCTCTTTCCTACACAGCGTATGATGTCATCTACATTAATGATGGGTCTACTGATGACACTATGCATCTGATGAACCAATTCCTGCAGCTGAAGCCAAGCTCTAAACAGCCGCGTAGAAAAATAGGCCACGAAAAGATTCTGGGATTCTATCAATCAGAGCTTTACCCGAATATTTTTGTAATTGATAAAGAGAATGGGGGAAAGGCAGACTCTTTAAACGCCGGAATTGAGTATGCACAAAAAGAGCTTCTGATCACTCTTGATGCAGACACGATTTTGACAGACAAGGCGCTTCCTGTAGTAAATGATGCTTTTGAGGATGAGAATGTGGCAGCTGCTGGAGGAATGGTTCATGTGCTTCAGACGAAAACAGCTGAACCTTTGAAATCTTTGTCCCTGCTTCGAACAAATCTTCTTGTCAGCGTGCAAGCGCTTGATTTTCTTAAAGCCTTCTATATTACTAAAATGTCGCTTGCCCGCTTTCATGCTTTAGCGATCATTTCAGGTGCATTTGGCATATTCAGAAAGCAAGTGCTGATCGAAGTCGGAGGATTCAGAACGACAATCGGAGAGGACATTGATATTACCCTCCGTATTCACAGGCATATATCAGCTCACAAGAAGAAGAAAATTATTTTTATTCCTGAAGCGGTCTGCTATACCGAACTTCCTGAAAACTGGAAGGATTTATTTAAGCAGCGGATTCGCTGGCAAAAAGCCTTTATCGACTGCGTCATCCATTTCAGGGTATTCCTTGTAAAAACCCTGTTTACGAAACCTGTTTCTTTCTTTTATTTGATTGAATCCTTCCTGGCGGGAACCATTGCAGCTTATGTCATGACAGGTTTAATTGTTGTTAACGGAATCACTCATCCTCCATCTTCCTATTTTGATTACTTTTTGTTTTTTTCTTTTTACATACTGATCTTCGGAATTATTTATGATCTAGCAGCCGTTCGAATGAGCAAACATTATGGCATTTCTTTTAATAAGAGAGAAATTCCGAAATTGCTGCTGGCTATTCTTTTCGATGTGCTGATCTATAGACTCGTCACAATGATGTTCATTATGTACGGCAGCATCGCCTACTTTTTCAATCAAAATTGGAATAAGGTTGAGAGAACAGGCAGGGATTATCAGACGGATACGGAAACAGCGGCTTAA
- a CDS encoding GH32 C-terminal domain-containing protein, producing the protein MKKMTLLKLAAAAALLFSVFSLEGFSGEANERKTAIFGYTALSGSWKKETDGSLKGDAAKNKPALILSTSETGSYLVYEATIKLAKNSAGSLVFRANQTGTEGYKVSLDSKRDSVFLSALGEDRILKSVPLKVKENAETRVKITSDGPSISVFVDEKKVMDLRDFSHSKGFTGFHAEGGKLVFSKVKMNEVRTNLTGLKTKTGKWQAGSEGLEATPGQGENLYSVSSTSSADFTFESELLLKEKAASGSLLFRSDKTGLKAYQVKADAENDVLQLIDAHQKKVLAETKMQIEPGMLYRMKIIAEGSSMQVFWQNGGIPVLKADDDTYTRGLFGLHASGDAVFQNIQVSDLQSNLEGWQSINGEWTPHLDGTMGKSPAEQNTYRMAETTGADFVLEGDVKVDAEAPFGTAGLVFRGNGDGREGYMLTLDPNLNRIRLLDLKGDRTMGMAERKVETGKTYHFEIHADGNDLKIYFDGYADPVISVKDSAYSSGKFGLNVYNGTAYFQYVYATPFDDYYSEIYRPQYHFTQARGYASDPNGLVYYEGEYHLFHQDGGKWAHAVSTDLVHWKRLPIAIPWNEMGHAWSGSAVVDKTNASGLFDEEGSGLIAFYTSFNPEKHNGDQKIGVAYSKDKGRTWEFYDGNPIIPNIGEFYGGHGWDFRDPKVVWDENHKQWVMVISGGDHIRFFTSQNLLNWEMIESFGYGDYVRGGVWECPDFFQLPVDGDPNKKKWVLSISTGANPKTGGSDSEYFVGTFDGNRFVSDHPAGTVLKNEFGKEMYAAMSFSDIPAEDGRRISLGWMSNWDYPFSFPTSPWKGQMSIPRELTLKTVPSEGIRLYQEPIKELEKLRGSASSWSSKTVKPGDANLLANVKGTSYEIAAEVELPEDSKAEFGFRLRESDAQKTVVGYKATEANMFFDRSESGDISFSDKFSTYHETKVTSKNKRVKLSIFVDESSIEVFGNGGQAVFSNVVFPDGASDGMSFYTKGGSVKIISLDVYPLKGVWKNENTAPAEIIMDHEKLVLPVGGTHKLSTAVLPNTSKHQKIKWHSSNNVAEVRKLDERRAEVRMTGHGRSIITATSNNGKIIGRTIVDSKAAFKIADKTTGKILTPEGNSNGSKARLQTDGEQTWTIDGVSPGAYKVHAGDSKFVLDASGITAGDDVQVWEYLSYGNQQWRITDHWDGTYRFSAVNSGKVLGVKNNRPEDGTIVEIQELGEGKFQEWKLIP; encoded by the coding sequence ATGAAAAAAATGACTTTGCTGAAACTGGCGGCCGCTGCTGCACTGCTCTTTTCGGTATTTTCTTTGGAGGGATTCAGTGGAGAAGCCAATGAACGTAAAACGGCGATATTCGGCTACACCGCTTTGTCGGGAAGCTGGAAAAAGGAAACGGATGGCTCTCTTAAAGGGGATGCAGCTAAAAACAAGCCTGCACTTATTCTATCAACTTCAGAAACAGGCAGCTATCTTGTCTATGAAGCAACAATAAAACTCGCTAAGAACAGCGCGGGGTCTCTCGTCTTCCGCGCAAATCAGACAGGCACAGAAGGATATAAAGTAAGTCTGGATTCCAAACGGGACAGCGTTTTTCTTTCTGCACTTGGTGAGGACCGTATTCTGAAAAGTGTTCCGCTCAAAGTGAAAGAGAATGCTGAGACAAGAGTGAAAATAACGTCAGATGGCCCTTCCATTAGCGTATTTGTGGATGAAAAAAAGGTAATGGACCTTAGGGACTTCAGCCATTCTAAGGGATTTACAGGGTTTCATGCGGAGGGCGGAAAGCTTGTCTTCAGCAAGGTTAAAATGAATGAAGTGCGGACGAATTTAACAGGATTAAAAACAAAAACAGGCAAATGGCAGGCCGGCTCTGAAGGGTTAGAGGCTACCCCTGGGCAAGGAGAGAATCTCTATTCCGTTTCCTCGACTTCTTCTGCTGATTTCACCTTTGAATCGGAGCTTCTCCTAAAAGAAAAAGCTGCATCCGGCTCCTTGCTATTCCGATCCGACAAAACAGGATTGAAGGCATACCAAGTGAAGGCTGATGCAGAAAATGACGTTTTGCAGCTGATAGATGCCCATCAGAAGAAAGTGCTGGCGGAAACAAAGATGCAGATCGAACCGGGAATGCTTTATCGCATGAAAATAATAGCGGAAGGTTCTTCGATGCAGGTCTTCTGGCAGAATGGAGGGATACCAGTTTTGAAGGCAGATGACGACACCTACACAAGAGGACTTTTTGGCTTACATGCAAGCGGAGATGCCGTTTTTCAAAACATTCAAGTGAGTGATTTGCAGTCCAATTTAGAAGGCTGGCAATCCATTAATGGTGAGTGGACTCCGCATCTTGACGGGACGATGGGGAAGAGCCCTGCAGAACAAAATACTTACCGGATGGCAGAAACAACGGGAGCTGATTTCGTCTTAGAAGGAGATGTAAAGGTAGATGCTGAAGCTCCTTTTGGTACGGCAGGACTTGTATTCAGAGGAAATGGAGATGGCAGGGAAGGATATATGCTAACCCTGGATCCCAATCTGAACAGGATCCGTCTCCTTGATTTAAAAGGAGATCGTACCATGGGAATGGCTGAGCGGAAGGTAGAAACAGGAAAAACCTATCATTTTGAGATTCATGCTGACGGAAATGATTTGAAAATCTATTTCGATGGATATGCCGATCCAGTGATTTCTGTAAAAGACTCTGCCTACTCAAGCGGAAAATTCGGATTGAATGTCTATAATGGTACAGCGTATTTTCAGTATGTCTACGCCACTCCGTTTGACGACTATTATTCTGAAATATATCGGCCGCAGTATCATTTTACGCAGGCAAGAGGCTATGCCAGTGACCCGAACGGCTTAGTTTATTATGAAGGGGAATATCACCTTTTCCATCAGGATGGCGGAAAATGGGCACATGCTGTAAGCACAGACCTCGTTCATTGGAAGAGGCTGCCGATTGCGATTCCCTGGAATGAGATGGGGCATGCTTGGTCAGGTTCCGCTGTCGTTGATAAAACCAATGCGTCCGGATTATTTGACGAGGAAGGGTCGGGGCTGATTGCCTTTTACACATCGTTTAATCCTGAAAAGCACAATGGCGATCAGAAAATTGGCGTTGCTTACAGCAAGGATAAGGGGCGTACATGGGAATTTTATGATGGCAACCCGATCATACCGAATATCGGTGAATTTTATGGCGGCCATGGCTGGGACTTCAGGGATCCGAAAGTCGTTTGGGACGAGAATCATAAGCAATGGGTCATGGTCATATCCGGGGGAGATCACATCCGTTTCTTTACCTCGCAAAATCTCCTTAACTGGGAAATGATTGAATCATTTGGGTACGGGGATTACGTCAGAGGGGGAGTATGGGAATGCCCTGACTTCTTCCAGCTGCCGGTTGACGGAGATCCAAACAAGAAAAAATGGGTTCTGTCCATCAGTACTGGAGCGAATCCTAAAACCGGCGGATCAGATTCAGAATACTTTGTGGGGACGTTTGACGGAAATCGCTTCGTCAGCGATCACCCTGCAGGCACTGTGCTGAAAAACGAGTTTGGCAAAGAAATGTATGCAGCGATGTCTTTTTCGGACATTCCAGCCGAAGATGGACGCAGAATTTCATTAGGGTGGATGAGCAACTGGGATTATCCATTCAGTTTTCCTACCTCACCATGGAAAGGGCAAATGTCCATTCCGCGGGAGCTTACATTGAAGACTGTTCCTAGTGAAGGAATCAGACTGTACCAGGAGCCGATTAAAGAGCTGGAGAAGCTCAGAGGATCAGCTTCCTCATGGAGCAGCAAAACAGTAAAGCCAGGAGATGCCAATCTGCTGGCAAACGTAAAAGGTACATCCTATGAAATTGCTGCAGAAGTTGAACTGCCTGAGGACAGCAAAGCAGAGTTTGGATTTAGGCTGAGAGAATCTGACGCACAGAAAACGGTTGTAGGCTATAAAGCTACAGAGGCTAACATGTTCTTCGACCGTTCCGAATCGGGAGACATCAGCTTTTCTGATAAGTTTTCCACCTATCATGAAACAAAAGTTACTTCAAAGAACAAACGAGTGAAATTGAGTATTTTCGTAGATGAATCTTCTATTGAGGTCTTCGGAAACGGCGGCCAGGCCGTATTCTCAAATGTTGTATTTCCTGACGGGGCAAGCGACGGCATGAGCTTTTACACCAAGGGAGGAAGTGTAAAAATCATTTCCCTTGATGTTTACCCATTAAAAGGAGTCTGGAAGAATGAAAATACAGCTCCTGCTGAAATAATCATGGATCATGAAAAGCTTGTTCTCCCGGTGGGCGGAACGCACAAACTTTCAACAGCTGTCCTTCCTAATACAAGCAAGCATCAAAAGATAAAATGGCATTCAAGCAATAATGTAGCAGAAGTTAGGAAACTGGATGAACGCAGGGCGGAAGTCAGGATGACAGGGCACGGAAGAAGCATCATAACTGCTACTTCAAATAATGGGAAGATTATCGGCAGAACAATCGTTGACAGCAAGGCGGCCTTTAAGATTGCTGATAAGACAACCGGTAAAATCCTTACACCTGAAGGGAATTCAAATGGTTCTAAAGCAAGACTTCAGACAGACGGGGAGCAAACGTGGACGATTGATGGAGTTTCCCCTGGAGCATATAAAGTTCACGCAGGTGACAGCAAGTTCGTACTGGATGCATCCGGAATCACTGCCGGAGACGATGTGCAAGTTTGGGAGTATCTGAGCTACGGCAACCAGCAATGGAGAATAACCGATCACTGGGATGGAACGTATCGTTTCAGTGCTGTTAACAGCGGCAAAGTTCTTGGAGTTAAGAATAACCGGCCAGAGGATGGTACAATTGTGGAGATACAGGAGTTAGGGGAAGGGAAGTTTCAGGAATGGAAGCTAATTCCTTGA
- a CDS encoding carbohydrate ABC transporter permease — translation MIKHTRVDRIILSLNAVFLCLAVLAVLVPLVYVVIASFMDPTVLLNQGLSFNVSDWSLEGYKRILSDDSMVRGFINAMLYSAGFAFITVVVSIFAAFPLATQGFVGKNAFMSFFLFTMFFSGGLIPTYLVVKDLGMLNTVWAILLPGAVNVWNIILARTYFKGIPHELHEAAKVDGASDLLIFFKIVIPLSKPIIFVLALYAFVGQWNSYFDAMIYLEDPKMHPLQLVLRSILIQNQAEPGMISDQLAMAELAKVSEMIKYSAIVISSLPLIIMYPFFQKYFEKGVMVGSLK, via the coding sequence ATGATTAAACATACAAGAGTAGACCGGATCATCCTGTCTCTGAATGCTGTATTTCTTTGTCTGGCTGTTCTTGCCGTTCTAGTCCCGCTCGTTTATGTCGTCATCGCTTCATTCATGGATCCAACGGTTCTTCTGAATCAGGGGCTGTCGTTTAACGTGTCTGATTGGAGCCTAGAGGGATATAAACGGATTCTATCCGATGATTCAATGGTTAGAGGATTTATAAACGCCATGCTTTACTCTGCAGGATTTGCCTTTATTACGGTCGTTGTCTCCATATTTGCTGCTTTTCCCCTGGCGACTCAAGGGTTTGTCGGTAAAAATGCTTTTATGTCATTCTTTCTTTTTACGATGTTTTTCAGCGGCGGATTAATTCCGACGTATCTGGTTGTCAAAGATCTCGGCATGTTAAATACGGTCTGGGCGATTTTGCTGCCGGGAGCAGTCAATGTGTGGAACATCATTCTTGCCAGAACTTACTTTAAGGGGATACCGCATGAACTGCATGAAGCAGCTAAAGTGGACGGGGCTTCGGATTTGCTTATTTTCTTCAAAATTGTGATACCGCTTTCTAAACCGATTATTTTTGTTCTCGCGCTCTATGCGTTTGTCGGCCAATGGAATTCGTATTTTGATGCAATGATCTATCTTGAAGATCCTAAGATGCATCCATTGCAGCTTGTTTTAAGATCCATTTTAATTCAGAACCAGGCTGAACCCGGCATGATCAGCGATCAATTGGCAATGGCTGAACTGGCCAAGGTTTCAGAGATGATTAAATATTCGGCGATCGTGATCTCAAGCCTTCCGCTGATCATTATGTATCCGTTCTTCCAGAAGTACTTTGAAAAAGGGGTTATGGTCGGTTCATTAAAATAA
- a CDS encoding ABC transporter substrate-binding protein codes for MKHVKRAVGTAAIAAVLLSGCTSKNVSSSEDYELKDVSFPLKEEVTLKFITQSSPLAPKDPNDKLIYKRLEEKTGVQIQWKNYTNDVFAEKRNLAMASGDLPDAIMDAGYGDYDLLKLAKDGAIIPVEDLIEKHMPNLKKVLNSSPEYKAMMTAPDGHIYSFPWIEELGTGKENIHSVDDFPWINVEWLNKLGLKMPTNTEELKNVLVAFKTQDPNGNGKADEIPMSFIINHGGEDPAFLFGAFGLGDNWDHTVVSNEGKVILTAAEEGYKDAIMYFSDLYKKGLIDVEAFEHDWNTYLAKGKDERYGMYFTWDKANITGLNDKYDLMSPVAGPDGNVNVARTNGMGFDRGRMVITSSNKNLELTAKWIDQLYDPLQSVQNNWGTYGDDKQQNIFEYDESANMLKHLPLEGAAPVEVRQKTSVNGPLAILDEYYGSVTTKPDDAAWRLDLMKEVMVPHMKAENTYPKVFFSLEELDKLSSIEADLFAYINRKRAEWMTNGKAEAEWKDYIAELDRLGLQEWLEIKQTGYDRNQQ; via the coding sequence ATGAAACATGTTAAGAGAGCTGTAGGAACTGCCGCTATTGCAGCTGTTTTATTATCCGGCTGCACAAGCAAAAATGTCTCATCTTCAGAAGACTATGAACTAAAAGATGTCTCCTTCCCGCTTAAGGAAGAAGTTACGCTGAAATTTATCACGCAAAGCTCGCCGCTTGCGCCTAAAGATCCAAATGATAAACTCATTTATAAGAGACTGGAAGAAAAAACGGGTGTTCAAATCCAGTGGAAAAACTATACGAACGATGTGTTTGCAGAGAAGAGAAATCTGGCTATGGCAAGCGGTGATTTGCCGGATGCCATTATGGATGCTGGCTACGGCGACTATGATTTGCTGAAGCTTGCAAAAGATGGAGCGATTATTCCAGTTGAGGATTTAATAGAAAAACACATGCCGAATCTGAAAAAAGTGCTCAATTCTTCACCTGAATATAAAGCAATGATGACAGCTCCTGACGGTCATATCTATTCCTTCCCATGGATTGAAGAGCTTGGGACAGGCAAAGAGAATATTCATTCAGTTGATGATTTTCCTTGGATCAATGTGGAGTGGCTCAATAAGCTGGGCCTAAAAATGCCGACAAATACAGAAGAGCTAAAGAACGTATTAGTTGCCTTTAAAACTCAGGATCCAAACGGAAACGGAAAAGCGGACGAAATTCCAATGTCCTTCATCATTAATCATGGCGGTGAAGATCCTGCCTTCTTATTCGGAGCATTCGGCCTTGGAGATAACTGGGATCATACAGTTGTAAGCAATGAAGGCAAAGTGATCCTGACAGCAGCTGAGGAAGGGTATAAAGATGCCATCATGTACTTCAGTGATCTTTATAAGAAAGGCTTAATTGATGTAGAAGCGTTTGAACACGACTGGAATACGTATCTTGCAAAAGGCAAAGATGAACGGTACGGCATGTATTTTACCTGGGACAAAGCAAACATTACCGGGTTGAATGACAAATATGACCTTATGTCTCCAGTAGCTGGACCGGATGGAAATGTAAACGTTGCCAGAACAAATGGAATGGGCTTTGACAGAGGGAGAATGGTCATTACAAGTTCAAATAAAAATCTTGAGCTTACCGCTAAATGGATTGACCAGCTGTATGATCCGCTGCAGTCTGTTCAGAACAACTGGGGAACATACGGAGATGACAAGCAGCAAAACATCTTTGAATATGACGAATCTGCAAATATGCTGAAGCATCTGCCTCTTGAAGGAGCTGCACCAGTTGAAGTTCGTCAGAAAACAAGCGTTAACGGACCTCTTGCCATTTTAGATGAATACTATGGCTCCGTTACCACGAAGCCGGATGATGCTGCTTGGAGACTGGACTTGATGAAAGAGGTTATGGTTCCTCATATGAAAGCTGAAAATACGTATCCAAAAGTTTTCTTCTCTCTTGAAGAGCTGGATAAGCTATCATCCATTGAAGCTGATCTATTTGCTTACATTAACAGAAAACGCGCTGAATGGATGACAAACGGAAAAGCGGAGGCAGAATGGAAAGATTATATAGCTGAACTTGACCGATTAGGACTTCAGGAGTGGCTTGAAATCAAACAGACAGGCTATGACCGCAATCAGCAATAA
- a CDS encoding carbohydrate kinase, translating into MGTSVICIGELLIDFFCTETDIDLMEGKKFEKQAGGAPANVCAAIAKLGGKASFCGKVGNDPFGSFLKKKLDEAGVDTSMVVLDPVHKTSLAFVSLQAGGERDFLFNRGADAFLSEQDIDEEKIKQAGILHFGSATALLEDPFRTLYFDMMKKAKNEGKFISFDPNFRKDLWKTNTEEFINLAKKAMGLADFIKMSADELVLISGVKGVTAGLDALQETCDGLIAVTLGSAGTIVSNGREKKAVPSICVKSIDSTGAGDAFVGALLYQIAHSENPKMAAANMDLITKMISFSNRIGAIVCTKVGAISAMPSLKIVNQEVVLS; encoded by the coding sequence GTGGGTACGTCTGTTATTTGCATCGGGGAACTGCTGATTGATTTTTTCTGCACGGAAACAGATATCGATTTAATGGAAGGAAAAAAGTTTGAAAAACAAGCGGGAGGAGCTCCTGCCAATGTTTGTGCGGCTATCGCTAAATTAGGAGGCAAGGCTTCCTTCTGCGGAAAAGTGGGAAACGACCCTTTTGGTTCTTTTCTAAAGAAAAAGCTTGATGAAGCAGGCGTTGATACGTCTATGGTTGTGCTTGATCCTGTACACAAAACATCGCTCGCCTTTGTATCGCTTCAGGCGGGTGGAGAGAGAGATTTCCTTTTTAACAGAGGGGCTGATGCTTTTTTATCTGAGCAGGATATTGATGAGGAAAAAATAAAGCAAGCTGGCATTCTTCATTTTGGATCAGCAACAGCTCTGCTGGAAGACCCGTTTCGAACGCTTTATTTTGACATGATGAAAAAAGCAAAGAACGAAGGGAAATTCATTTCCTTTGATCCGAATTTTAGAAAAGATCTGTGGAAAACAAACACAGAAGAGTTTATCAACTTGGCTAAAAAGGCAATGGGGCTGGCTGATTTTATTAAAATGAGTGCGGACGAACTGGTGCTGATTTCAGGAGTAAAGGGTGTCACTGCAGGACTCGATGCTCTTCAGGAAACCTGCGATGGACTGATTGCCGTCACTTTAGGGAGCGCCGGGACCATCGTTTCAAACGGAAGAGAGAAGAAGGCTGTCCCAAGCATCTGCGTCAAATCTATTGATTCAACAGGTGCCGGTGATGCATTTGTAGGCGCCTTATTATATCAGATCGCACATTCAGAGAATCCGAAGATGGCTGCAGCTAATATGGATTTAATCACAAAGATGATTTCCTTCAGCAATCGGATTGGAGCAATTGTCTGTACAAAAGTAGGTGCGATATCTGCCATGCCTTCTTTGAAAATAGTAAATCAAGAAGTCGTCCTCAGCTGA